A segment of the Saccharospirillaceae bacterium genome:
ACCAGCATGCTGGCAATGGAAAAAAATGCCTGGGCCAAATGAGGGATCCCGACGGTAAACATGTGGTGTACCCATAAGCCAAAGCTGATAAACCCAGTGATGATTACTGATAATACAACCCAACGATATCCCACCAGCGGTCGACCCGCGAACACTGGCAATATAGTGGAGACCATACCCGCTGCCGGCAGAAAAATAATGTAAACTTCAGGATGGCCGAATAACCAGAACAAATGCTGCCATAAAATAGGGTCACCACCAGCGTTAGGATCAAAAAAAGGCATTTGCGCTGCCCGCTCAAGCTCTAACAGAATGCTAGCCAGAATCAGCGGAGGAAAACCGAACACGATCATTAACGCCATCGCGAGAATATACCAGCAGAAAATAGGCATTTTGCTCAAACTCATGCCCGGCGCTCTTGTACGCAAAATCGAGACGGTAAGCTCAATACCTGCCGATACTGCAGATATTTCTACAAAAGTCACTCCGAGTAGCCAGAAGTCTGAGCCCGCGCCAGCGGAATAGTCGTCGCTGGATAAGGGTGTGTACATAAACCAGCCCGAATTAGGCGCGATGCCTAGCACCAGACTTGACAGCAAAATCAACCCTCCAAAGAGGTAACAGTAATAGCCTAAGGCGCTCAAACGGGGAAAGACTAGATCGCGCGTGCCGATCATCTTTGGAATAAGATACATCGCCGCGCCTTCCAGAACCGGAATGGCAAACAAGAACATCATAATAGTGCCGTGCATAGTAAAAACCTGTGAATACAGGTCGGCAGTAATGAGTGTCTGACCTGGCAACGCCAATTGCGAGCGGATCAGCATTGCCAGCAAAATGCCTACGAGAAAAAAGATCACCCCGGTTAGCATGAATCGCTGACTGATAGAAGTATGGTTTACCGCTGCAAGATTGCCCCACCCAGGTAGGTTATCCCATACCTTGGCAAAATTTTTGTGTAGTTCTGATTTGCCATTCATTGTGTTTTACCTTGTTGGACGAGCCATGCATCAAACTTCTCAGCAGAATGAGCAATGACTTTAAAATGCATTTTAGCGTGAGAAAGGCCGCAATATTCGGCGCATTGGCCACCGAACTCACCTACTTCATCGGCTTGCAAACGCACGATGTTCGTGTGCCCCGGGATCGCATCAATCTTTCCTCCTAGCCGTGGCACCCAGAAGCCATGAATCACGTCCGCACTAGTCACATGAATATCAATTGGCGTATCGACAGGAATATGAATTTCATCTGTTAGTTCAATATCATGTTGCGGATAGGTTACATCCCACGCCCATTGTCTGGCATGCACATCAATTCGCACAGCGCGCTCATCTGCCAAAGGCAGCATAATATTCCCAGCTGGAATACCAAAAATGAGCAATACGGTTATGCCCACCGTGGGTAACACAATACCGCCCCACAAAACCATACGAGTAAGAACGCGTTTTACATCTGCATCGCTATATTTACGATTGCGTCGGAAGCTGGCATACCACCAGAGTGAGCAAATCCCCAGTAATACCACGACTCCAACCGTGAGCATGCCCCACCAGATTGTGGTAACCGCCTTGGCTGACGGACCTGCCGGGGCGAGAATGGAATACGGCTCACTGCAACCTGCCAACAATAAGGCACTGGCAGTGAAAAGATATTCTGTTACTCTATTTACCAAACTCACTCCTTAAACGGTATTTAGGATCTGACGCTTCTATGTCGAATTCAATAATCAGCAGCCGCGCTTCACTTAGGGGGCATGCGCTACATCCAGCCCTGATCCATTTTCCCATCGCGTTTTTGCTCATACTCATTGTCACAGATATTGTATTTATCCTTACCAGCGATCCTTTCTGGGCTGAAGCCAGTTTTTGGCTTACTGCTGCTGGACTGGCATTTGGTGTTTTGGCCAGCCTTGCCGGTGCCATTGATGTTTTTACTGTACGTATTATTCGCCATATTGTCGCAGCCTGGGCTCACGCCGTTCTAGCAGTAATGACGCTATCGCTGACCACATTTAACCTTACCTTACGCTTAGGCGATGACCCCGGCGAACTTATTAATCCCTGGGGAATCTATGTCAGCGTTCTAGCTGGCATCCTTATCGGTATTACTGGTTTTTTGGGCGCTCAACTGGTTTTTGCTTACGGCGTAGGTGTTAACGAGCCTCAAAATAATGAACGCTAAGTTGAGCCCTAGATTGGCCATGGCACAAAACCAGGTGCAGCAGGTTTTGCCAGGACCACAAACAGTATGCTTCCGACGCCGCAAAATATCGCTATCAGAAAGCACCAGCTAAAGCCTGCCAGATAACGCATTTCCTGGCGTTCAAGGCGCGTTATCAGTAGCCCAAGGCTCGCATGCAATATCACCAGTATCGTCACAATGGTTAGTTTCACCATCAGCCAGAAAGTAAGGGTGTCGTTTATTACAAAGACCAATGTTCCCGCAATAATAGAAATGATAGCCGCGGGCGAAGCCACATACGCGAATATCAGCCGCGCTACCGACCCCACTCCAAATGGAATATCGATAAAGTCTTCGCGCATTTTCGACTCAGTAGCAATTAAGATTGGCAAATACAACACGGTTGCCAACCAGATCAGAAGACCGAAGATGTGAAGACCTAAAAGCCAGAGCATGAGCAACCTTACATTTATTTCATAATACTAGTTACAGCACTCGCCCCTGAAATGGTTTAGAAAAAAATGAATTTTTGCGATCGCACGTGACGATGTGAAGTTAGCCGATCCCCTATTAGAGAGTAAATGAACAATATAATTCCAACCTACGGTCAGCGATAAAATATTTACTTGTAGATAAAGGTTACTGTATATACGATCTATACACAGTTTCTCAAAGAGCAGAGATGACGTGGTCAACCAAAATTGACCAACCCAGTTAAGCTACTTTTTTCAATTTCTTCATGTCCGCCTCATATTGATTTGGACTCCTGTAATCCAGATAGGGGTTCTAGGGATTTTCCCCTCTAAAAAGACATAATCCTCTGTAGACCACACCAATAAATGGCTGCGGAGGTGGGTTACTACTTATAAGTGTGGCAAATTAGGTAAATATCGTACATTTAATACGGAACAGCCCTGATATGGCCATCAAAAACGAAATTACTATTCTCACGAGAGCAGAACAGGCAAATCTTTATTCCCCACCCATTTTTTCAATCGAAGAACAACGTCTGTACTTTTCTCTGAACGATGCGGAATTGGCAGTTTTTCGGTCAATTCGTCTCAGAGCTCATAGATGTTACTTTGTCGCGATTTTGGGATACTTCAAATCAAAGCCCGTCATCCTAGATATCGCTTACTCGCAGGTTTCTAAGGATTTAATGTTCATCAGTAAAGAGCTGCTTGGCGGCAAGGGGCTCAGACCATTCACTCCCTCACAAAAACAAAAAGATCGACTCTACGCAAAAGTATTAGACCTTGCTGGTTATCACAAATGGGACGAAAGTCAGCACTTCAATTCTCTTTTCGACCACCTTGTTCAGGTGGGCAATGCCTGGCTGGAGCCGCGTTACCTCTTTGATACTGCTATTGAATTCCTAACCAGTCACAGCATTGCTATCCCTAGGTACACCGTACTCCAGAGACTGATAAGCAGAGCGATGCAGCAGGTCAGAAAAGACCTGGCGCACCAACTTAATCAACTCACCAGTCCTGAACTTCACGTCTTTCTGGACAGCATAACAGCCATTGATGACGGACTAAGCCTGAACCAGCTCAGAGGCGGTGCAAAAAGTCTGACCGTACCTGAACTTAAAAAAGAGCTTGCCCTTTATCATCAGTTAGCGCCATGGCGCACGCAAATCAATGGCGTTATCGATGGGCTTAATCTGTCTCTTAAAAATCGACAACACTTCGGTGAGCTCATCAACTATTACGGTAGTAAACTCAAACGATTCAAACGCGCACAGCAGCATCTATGGTTGCTATGTCACCTGACAGAGCGGATACAACTGGCACTGGAACGGTTAACTGATGGGTTCATTTACCATATCCGCAAGCAACAAGAAGCTGCCAACACCTTTGCACAACAAGCAGTGTTCCTGTCCTGGCAGTCAGCCGCGGACAATGTCACGAAAGCGGCAGAGTTACTGCATCTGTTTGTGGATGAGAACATTGATGATAATCAACCCTTCTCAGTAGTCAGACAACAGGCATTGAAGGTCATGAATGACAGGGATATCCAGACCCTCTGCCTTTACCTGAAAAAACAGAAACGGACCGTGGAAGAGTACCAGTGGCAACATTACGATGAACAATGCAATCTCCTGGAGCAACTGTTAAGGCAGGTGTTCTTGTGCCTTGAATGTGAGGCCGGTAAAGGCTCAGAAGCCGTCGTCGCCCAACTTCAACAGATGCAGACGGAAATCGCATTCGGTGGACCACTGAAGACGATGGATAC
Coding sequences within it:
- a CDS encoding DUF2231 domain-containing protein → MSNSIISSRASLRGHALHPALIHFPIAFLLILIVTDIVFILTSDPFWAEASFWLTAAGLAFGVLASLAGAIDVFTVRIIRHIVAAWAHAVLAVMTLSLTTFNLTLRLGDDPGELINPWGIYVSVLAGILIGITGFLGAQLVFAYGVGVNEPQNNER
- a CDS encoding CopD family protein, whose amino-acid sequence is MLWLLGLHIFGLLIWLATVLYLPILIATESKMREDFIDIPFGVGSVARLIFAYVASPAAIISIIAGTLVFVINDTLTFWLMVKLTIVTILVILHASLGLLITRLERQEMRYLAGFSWCFLIAIFCGVGSILFVVLAKPAAPGFVPWPI
- the coxB gene encoding cytochrome c oxidase subunit II, producing MVNRVTEYLFTASALLLAGCSEPYSILAPAGPSAKAVTTIWWGMLTVGVVVLLGICSLWWYASFRRNRKYSDADVKRVLTRMVLWGGIVLPTVGITVLLIFGIPAGNIMLPLADERAVRIDVHARQWAWDVTYPQHDIELTDEIHIPVDTPIDIHVTSADVIHGFWVPRLGGKIDAIPGHTNIVRLQADEVGEFGGQCAEYCGLSHAKMHFKVIAHSAEKFDAWLVQQGKTQ
- a CDS encoding Tn3 family transposase, with translation MAIKNEITILTRAEQANLYSPPIFSIEEQRLYFSLNDAELAVFRSIRLRAHRCYFVAILGYFKSKPVILDIAYSQVSKDLMFISKELLGGKGLRPFTPSQKQKDRLYAKVLDLAGYHKWDESQHFNSLFDHLVQVGNAWLEPRYLFDTAIEFLTSHSIAIPRYTVLQRLISRAMQQVRKDLAHQLNQLTSPELHVFLDSITAIDDGLSLNQLRGGAKSLTVPELKKELALYHQLAPWRTQINGVIDGLNLSLKNRQHFGELINYYGSKLKRFKRAQQHLWLLCHLTERIQLALERLTDGFIYHIRKQQEAANTFAQQAVFLSWQSAADNVTKAAELLHLFVDENIDDNQPFSVVRQQALKVMNDRDIQTLCLYLKKQKRTVEEYQWQHYDEQCNLLEQLLRQVFLCLECEAGKGSEAVVAQLQQMQTEIAFGGPLKTMDTSLIPKKHLPWLVKQDNVNPQRYEWLLYRQLTSRLNGRIYLPNVTKYRALEDDLIPQTSQDTLLASSTLDRLKQPAELLLQEKQHRLESALKDVALHIDEGDNRNVIMKNRTGTRWRLPTKSATSLVNNPFFKRMQPVGIADVLRYVERETGFMKCLTHVLPIQKQGFTHQDDLLAILIANATHRGVYGMAQISDRSYEHLSTVQANYIRPETLHDASDVINNAVAALPIFRHYHIQEDQLHASADGQKFETHLETFKTRYSSKYFGTNKGITAMTLVANHSALNARIIGSNEHESHYIYDLLQSNSSEIKPDVLSTDTHGVNHVNFALLDLCGYSFAPRYAQFSSVINDLF